The DNA sequence GAACTGCTCTCCTGGTACCGCAGAGCCAGAGTCTACTGCCAGCTCTCCTATCGTGAATCGTTCGGTGTCGCTCTCGCAGAGGCGATGGCATGCGAGTGTGTACCAGTGGCGACCGACAGGGGTGCGCTTCCTGAAGTGGTCGGAGATACAGGATTCATAGTGCCCTACGGCGACGTCGAAGCAACGGCAGATGCCGTCGCATGTGCACTCAATGCTGATACGGGCAGGATGGCCCGGGAGAGAGTGCAGCACCGGTTTTCACTCGAGTCGCGGGAAGAGAGACTGGTGCAGGCGATCGAGGGGCAGGCCGTATGATCCGGATATTCGCCGTATGCAACGGCACACTCCTCGAGAAGCTCGGAACCGGCGTATCGCCTACATATACCCGAATCCATTTTCTACTGAAGGAACTTGCGGAATATACGGATGTGACGATCGATGCCGTTTCTTACGATATTTCACCGGGCGGGGGCATACCCCGGAGGGTGGCAGACAATGTACGAAAAACCCTTGCCGCTCTCCGGTCGGCATACCGCATCCGCCGCGACCGCCCATGGGTATATTTTGCTTACCCGCACTCGATGACGACGGTGCAGAACCGACTCCTCTTCTCATTCTGTTCGTTTATCGGTGCCCGGACGATCCTTGACCTGCACGACACCCTGGAGCAGACCGGAGCGGTCGGAGACGGAAAAGAGCAGTTAAGCCGGCGGTTCGAGGCACACAGTCTCAAGAGCGCCTCGATGATCGTCGCATTAAATCAACCCATGTGGGACCACGTCAGCAGGATCTACGGCCTGAACGGAACACCGGTCGTCATCGCCCCGAATGCATTCGAGGACATCTTCATGCACCTGTATCCTGAGCCGTATCGTGCCGTCAACGGCAGGTGTAACGTCTGCTACATCGGTGCCCTGACGAGAAACCGGGGAATCGATCTTCTGGTCGAGGCCTGCACGGCTCTGCATGCAGCAAATCCCGACATTATGCTTCATCTCTACGGCCCTTACGGACCCGGGTTAGGACAGGAACTCCGGGATCGGATCGAGCATTCAGACTGTATCGTCCGGCGTGAACTACCACGGGAGAGTATTCCTGCCACCCTGAAGAGCATGGATCTGCTCGTCATGCCTTACAACCCGGAGGAGCCGTACCTGAACCTCTCATCCCCAACAAAACTCTACGAGTACATCGGAACGACCATCCCGATACTCTGCACGAAATGCGAGTCACTCATGGAGATCGGAAGCAACGGCGGGATCGTCTACGTCGACTATTCGACCGAGGCCTTCGTTGCAGCGATCGAGGATCTACTGAAAAACCCCGGGAAGCGGGAAGACCTGTCGCAGAGACTCTTTGCCGTGAGAGAGAACCACACCTGGAGAGAGCAGGCGGCACGGGTGCGCCGCGGGCTACTGGAGTACCAATCGGGGAGAGACGGCGAGAGATCAGAGGAAGAGCCGGGGAGTACAATCCGGTGAAAAATTCGAATAAATCTTCCTTTTTTTAAAATTTCCGTGATGAGGAGACTTTAATCAACGATACGAGACCCCATACTTGAGATGTATGCCCGGAGACTCGGACGGCCGAGTGCAGATAGAGTGGAACAGGGGCTGTTCACCATAAGAATTATATAATGAATATTATATTATTGCGTGCTGCCGGAGAGTCGCGAATCCGTGTCTGCGGATAGGAAGGGGGAAGGATGCAGGCGCGGATCTCCGGTCAGTCTCCGCGATTTATGAAAATATGCATGCTCACTACAACCCATCCGCCACATGACGGAAGGATCTTCCAGAAAGAGGCAAAAAGTCTCGTCAAAGAGCACGAGGTCACGCTTGTCGCACCATCGGGAGAGGAGGGCGTCGGTCAGATCGACGGTGTCCATGTCGTCACTATCAGGAGACAGAGATCACTCCTGCTCCACCCGATAACACTCCTGAGTATATTCAGAGCATCCCTCCGTCAGGATGCAGACGTCTACCACTGCCATGAGCCGGATGCGCTCCTGCTGGGAGTTTTTTTAAAAGCCCTGAAGGGGAAGAAACTGATCTACGACATCCACGAGCACTGGCCGAGCGAGATACCGTTCGATATGGGGCTTGCCGACAACACGCTATTCCACGCGGCGCTGCGAAGGCTCATCGAACCCCTCGAGATGATCCTCTCGCGGTGTTCCGACGGCACCATTGCGGTCAGCGAGAGCGTTGCTGCACGGTTCAACGCAATGAAGCACCGTCCGACTATTCTGCCGAATTTTTCACTGCAGAACGCTGACATTAACCGGCCAGCAGAGAGGGATCTGCATAAGCTCGTCTATATGGCAGGGAATATGCATGCATTCCACGGAATTAACGAGTGTATCCGTGCTCTTGAGATTCTCAGCGAACGCTACCCGGAGATCTCCCTCACCCTCATCGGAAATATCCGCGAAGATATCGCGGAGATGCCGGGCAGCCAGGATGTCCGAAAGCGGATCACCGCAACGGGTTACCTCCCCCCCGGCGAGATGTATGCAAAGATGACCGAGGGGGGCATCGGGCTTCTTGTCTTCCAGCCCCACTACTACAATGTCTATATCGGGCTACCAAACAAACTCTTCGATTACATGCACCTCGGTCTTCCCATCATCGCAAGTGACTTTCCGGAGATTCGAAAGATCGTCAACGAAGCGGACTGCGGGATTCTCGTCGATCCGACGGACGTCAGTGCCATTACTGCGAGCATGGCCTACCTGATCGACAATCCCGACGAAGCGCAGAGGCTGGGGGAGAACGGAAGGCGGGCGGTTGAAGAGCAGTATAACTGGAAGCGGGTGGAGGGTGAACTGCTCGGAGTCTACAGTGCCATAGCTGCCGATTGCAGATGAATGAATCGCTGTAGAATGGCGCCGCACTATAGGCAGTTCTGGCAGATTGAAATGCCATTTTCCCGGGCAGCAAATCCGCATCGCCGAGAGATGCTCACCCCTCATACCTGAGTGCGTCACAGTGGATGGAGAGCAGAGAGCAAAAGTCCGCCGATAACCTCCGCTCAAGAGATTTTCAACACGGCCGGCAACACCAGAATCAATAGCAAGCGGAGAGAATCCACCAGGTAAGAGTGGACAGAGCACTCGGGATCAGCACCCGGAGTTCTCCGATATTTTTGCAGGCTGAATGAAACCCTGATTGCTCCGGCTTGAGAGTGGAGCAGCAGCTCTCCGGCTGCATGATAGGAAATATTAATGCATTCGACTCATTGAGTATAATAGTGCAGTAATCCGAATTTGAGAGCATCCTTCTCCAATACAAAAATCAAGAAGTGTGTCCGATGTTCAACGACAAATCAATCCTTATCACCGGCGGAACCGGCTCCTTCGGAAAACAGTACGTCAGGACTATTCTGGAACGCTATACCCCGAAGAAGCTTATCATTTATTCCCGCGACGAGCTCAAGCAGTTTGAGATGGAGCAGCAGTTCAACCAGGACTGCATGCGCTATTTCATCGGCGATGTGCGTGACCGCGACCGCCTGATAATGGCCATGAAAGGCGTGGACTATGTGATCCATGCGGCGGCGCTGAAACAGGTACCGGCAGCGGAATACAATCCGATGGAGTGCATCAAGACCAATATTTACGGGGCGGAGAACGTGATTCATGCAGCGCTGGTCAACAATGTCCAAAAAGTCATCGCTCTCTCCACCGACAAAGCAGCGAACCCCATCAACCTGTATGGCGCCACCAAGCTCGCCTCGGATAAACTCTTCGTGGCAGCCAACAATATCGCCGGGGGGCAACCCACACGTTTCTCTGCCGTCCGGTACGGCAACGTAGTCGGGTCGCGCGGCTCAGTGGTGCCGTTCTTCAAGAAACTCATCGAACAGGGATGCGATCACCTTCCCATTACCGATGAGCGGATGACCCGCTTCTGGATTACCCTCCAGCAGGGAGTGGACTTCGTCCTTAAGGACTTCGAGCGGATGCAGGGCGGCGAGATCTTCGTGCCGAAGATCCCCTCGGTGAAGATTGTGGATCTCGCCAGGGCCATGGCACCCGAGCTCCCGCACAACATCATTGGTATTCGCCCCGGCGAGAAACTGCACGAAGTCATGTGCCCCGCCGACGACTCCCACCTGACGCTGGAGTTTGCCGATCACTACGTCATCCGCCCGACCATCCAGTTTAATGCCCCTATCGACTTCACCAGTAATGCACTGGGCGAGACCGGCCGTCCCGTGGACTCCGAATTTGAGTATAACTCCGGGAAGAACCCCCATTTCCTCTCTATTGCGGAGATAGTGGAACTCAATCACCTATCAGGAATCGTATGATCCCCTACGGAAAGCAGGATATCACAGAGGTCGATATCGACGCGGTGGTCGAGGTCCTCCGTTCAGATTTCATCACCCAGGGTCCGGCCGTTCCCCGCTTCGAGCAGGCCGTAGCAGCCAGGGTACAGGCAAAACATGCGGTCGCCGTGAACAGCGCCACATCGGCTCTGCATATCGCATGTCTTGCACTCGGCTTAGGGAGAGAAGATCGGCTCTGGACAGTGCCGAACACCTTTGTAGCCTCTGCCAACTGCGGCCGTTACTGTGGGGCGGATGTCGACTTCGTCGATATCGACCCGCTCACCTGGAACATGAGTCTGCCCCGGCTACGGGAGAAGTTACGGCAGGCCAGGCGGGACGGACGTCTGCCGAAGGTGCTGGTGCCGGTGCACTTTGCCGGTCAGCCAACCGAGCAGGAAGAGATCCGGGAACTCGCGGAGGAGTATGGATTTCGGGTGCTGGAAGATGCCTCTCACGCGATCGGCGCCGACCGAAACGGCGAGCCGGTAGGGAGCTGCCGCTGGTCGGATATAACCGTCTTCAGCTTTCACCCGGTGAAGATCATCACCACCGGCGAAGGGGGGATGGCGCTCACCAACGATGACGACCTTGCCCGGCGCATGGCCCTCCTGCGCACCCACGGCATCACTCGTGATACTGATCTGCTGCAGGCCTCCGCTCCCGCCCCCTGGTACTACGAACAGCAGATGCTCGGGTTTAACTACCGCATGACCGACATTCAGGCGGCGCTCGGTTTCAGCCAGTTGACGCGGCTGGACGCCTATATCACCCGCCGCAATGCCCTTGCAGAGCGGTACAACGAGAGCCTGCAGGATCTGCCCCTGGAACTTCCAACGGTGCTCTCCGGGAACCGATCTGCGTACCATCTGTACGTAGTGCGGCTCAAGCAGGACATGATCAATAAGACCCACCGCCAGGTCTTCGAAGACCTGCGCAGCCAGGGTATCGGCGTCAACCTGCACTACATGCCGGTGCACCTGCAGCCCTACTACCGCAAACTCGGGTTTACGGAAGGGTCGTATCCTGAAGCGGAGAGGCATGGGCAGGAAGCCATAACACTGCCGCTGTATCCAGGACTGACCGAACACGACCAGAACCTGGTGGTAAAGGCGCTGCAGGAGGCGCTTTCTGGTGAATAAATCCCGCATAGCTCTCGGGACGGTGCAGTTCGGCCTGCCGTACGGCGTGGCCAATACCTCCGGGCAGGTCAACCCGGGCGAGGCGGCGGCCATCCTTCAGCAGGCCCGGGCGGCAGGGATTGACACCCTTGATACGGCCATTGCCTACGGAGAGAGCGAACAGCGGCTCGGGGAGATTGGTGTCGAAGCGTGGCATGTCGTCTCCAAGCTGCCGGCGATGCCCGAGAGATGCACCAATGTGAACACGTGGGTACAGGAGGCCGTGGCGTGCTCACTGGAGCGGCTGAAGATCGATAGCCTGTACGGTCTGCTGCTGCATCGCTCAGAGCAGTTGCTGGAACCGTCGGGTGAAGAACTGTATTCTGCCCTCGTAGACCTCAAGGAGCAGGGCATGGTCAAAAAGATCGGTGTTTCCATCTACAACCCGGAAGAACTGGATCTCCTCTGGCCGGATTTCCGGTTGGATCTGGTGCAGGCACCGTTCAACATCCTGGACCGCCGCATACAGACCTCCGGCTGGCTGACCAGGATGCACCGGGCAGGCACGGAAGTGCACGCCCGGTCAGCCTTCCTGCAGGGACTCTTGCTGATGGAAACAGACCGCCGGCCGGAAAAGTTCAATCGCTGGAAACTTCTATGGGAGCAATGGGATAACTGGCTGAGCAGACAGGGGCTGACACCGGTTCAGGCATGCCTCGGATTCGTACTTTCGCAGCCTGAGATCGACCGTGTCGTTGTCGGCGTCGATAACCGCAGGCAATTGCAGGAGATTCTCGCCGCTACCGAAGCGGATCTGCCCGCACCGCCTGCCACACTTATGATCGAAGATACAGATCTCATCAATCCGTCCCGATGGGGAAGTCTATGACCATGAAAACCGTCGCTATTGTTCAGGCCCGCATGGGCTCGACCCGATTCCCGAACAAGGTGTTGCGACCGATCTGCGGCACGCCGATGATCGGGCTTCTCTTAGAGAGACTATCGAAAGCCAGGCATATCGACCAGATCGCTCTTGCCACCTCAAAGGATCCTCGAAATGAACCGCTTGCAGAGTACGTGCGGGCGTTGGGCTATGAGGTCTATCAGGGCAGTGAGGACGACGTGCTCGATCGCTACCACCAGGCAGCAAAGGCTGCAGAAGCCGACGTGGTGGTGCGCATCACCGGCGATTGTCCGCTGATTGATCCGGAGATCATCGATGCCGTCGTTGCCCGGTTCCGCGAGACAGGCGTGGATTACGCGACGAACACGATGCCCCCGACCTACCCCGACGGGCTCGACATTGAGGTCTTCACGTTCGAAGCGCTCGAAACCGCCTGGAGTCAGGCGAAAGATACCCGCCACCGGGAGCATGTCACGCCGTACATCCGCGAATCCGAGCAGTTTACCCGGGCTAACGTTGCCAACGAAACCGATCTCTCGGGCGAGCGCTGGACCGTCGACGAGCCGGAAGACTTTGACGTCGTCCGCATGGTATTCGACCACTTCCACCCCCGTCGGGACTTCTCTTGGCACAATGTACTTACCCTATGCCGGGAGCACCCGGAGCGGTTCACCGCCAACCGGCACCTGATCCGAAACGAGGGCACACACCTTGGAACCGGCCAGAAGCTCTGGAAACGTGCTAAACGGGTCATCCCTGGCGGCAACATGCTGCTCTCCAAACGTGCGGAGATGTTCCTGCCCGAGCGGTGGCCGGCCTATTTCAGCAAAGCAAAAGGCTGCCGGGTCTGGGACCTCGACGGAAATGGGTACATCGACACGTCCCTCATGGGCATCGGCACCAATATCCTGGGATACGGCCACCCGGAGGTGGATGAAGCGGTCTGCCGCACCGTGGCCGCAGGCAATATGTCCACCTTCAACTGCCCGGAGGAGGTCTACCTGGCAGAGCGGCTGGTCGATCTCCACCCCTGGGCCGACATGGTGCGGCTGGCACGCTCCGGCGGCGAAGCCAATGCCATAGCCATCCGGATTGCCCGCGCGGCTGCCGGCCGTGACAAGGTCGCCTTCTGCGGCTACCACGGCTGGCACGACTGGTATCTGTCTGCCAACTTAAGCGATGAGCAGAGCCTGGATGGCCACCTCCTGCCCGGCCTTGAGCCGAAGGGCGTGCCGCGGAACCTGAAAGGCAGTGTCCTGCCGTTCACCTACAACAACTTTGCAGAACTGGAGGCACTGGTGCAGAAGCACGAGATCGGCGTCATCAAGATGGAGGTCTCGCGCAACATGGGGCCGGAGAAAGGTTTTCTCGAGGCGGTGCGCGAGCTCGCAACGGACCGCGATATCGTGCTCATCTTTGACGAATGCACCTCCGGCTTCCGCCAGACCTTCGGCGGCCTGCACAAATACTACGGGGTCGAGCCGGATATGGCCGTCTTCGGCAAGGCGCTCGGTAACGGTTATGCCATCTCCGCGGTGGTCGGCCGGAAGGAGGTTATGGAGGCGGCTCAGAGCACGTTCATCAGCAGCACCTTCTGGACCGAACGTATCGGCCCCTCCGCCGCACTCAAGACCCTGGAAGTGATGGAGCGGGAGAGGTCCTGGGAGCGGATCACCGATACCGGGCGCGATATCAGCAGGCGATGGCAGAAACTTGCCAAAAAACATGATCTGCCAATCCGGATCACCGGCCTGCCGGCGCTGATCGGTTTTAGTTTCCCGGTGCCGGATATGCTCAAGTACAAGACCCTGATCACACAGGAGATGCTCAAGAAAGGGTTTCTGGCCGCCACTTCGATCTATGTCTGCATCGAACACACCCGGGAAGTGGTCGACGCATACTTTGAGGAACTGGATCCGATCTTTGCATTGATCAAAGAATGCGAGTCCGGGCGATCGGTAGACGACCTGCTCGAGGGACCGGTCTGTCATGCCGGATTCAAACGACTGAACTGAGGTGAGCGCACAGTCATGGTTTTAAGGGTCGTCTTTCGGGCAGATGCCTCACAGACCATCGGTACCGGCCACGTCATACGCTGCCTGACGCTGGCCGGGGCTCTGAGCGCGAAAGGTGCTGAGATTTTGTTCATCTGCCGCGAGCACGAAGGCCATCTCTGCGACCTGATTGAAGAACGGGGTTTTGCAGTCTACCGGCTCCCGGCACCGGCAGACGGGTTTACAGTTGAAGCAACACCAGCCCACGCGCCCTTGCTTGGTGCGACATGGCAGGAGGATGCCGGGGAGACCAGTGCCGCGATCACAACCTTGGGGACCGAACCCGACTGGCTGGTTGTGGATCACTATGCCCTCGACCATCGGTGGGAACGTGCGCTGCGTCCCCTGGTGGGACGCATCTTCGTGATCGACGACCTTGCCGACCGGACGCACGACTGTGACCTGCTGCTCGACCAGAACCTCGTCGCGGATCTGCACACCCGCTATACAGGCAGGGTGCCAGCAGACTGCAGCCTGTTGCTCGGACCTGAGTACGCCATGCTGCAGCCGATGTACGCAGAACTGCACGAGCGCGTCCCTCCACGGGAAGGCTTTATCCGGCGCATCCTCATCTCGTTTGGCGGGGCTGATTCCGACAACCTGACCGGCGTTGCGCTCGCGGCTTTCAGCAGCCTGAACCGACCGGATATCGAGGTCGATGTCGTCATCTCTGATGCCAGTCCTCATGCTCCGGCAATTCAAAATCACGTAGCGGGACATGCCAACATTCACGTGCACGGGAGTCTGCCGACCCTTGCACCGCTAATGGTAAAGGCAGATCTCGCCATCGGTGCGGCCGGAGCAACGACCTGGGAGCGGTTGTGTCTCGGGCTCCCGGCAGTCGTCGTAACGCTGGCTGAAAATC is a window from the Methanoculleus taiwanensis genome containing:
- a CDS encoding glycosyltransferase family 4 protein, whose translation is MIRIFAVCNGTLLEKLGTGVSPTYTRIHFLLKELAEYTDVTIDAVSYDISPGGGIPRRVADNVRKTLAALRSAYRIRRDRPWVYFAYPHSMTTVQNRLLFSFCSFIGARTILDLHDTLEQTGAVGDGKEQLSRRFEAHSLKSASMIVALNQPMWDHVSRIYGLNGTPVVIAPNAFEDIFMHLYPEPYRAVNGRCNVCYIGALTRNRGIDLLVEACTALHAANPDIMLHLYGPYGPGLGQELRDRIEHSDCIVRRELPRESIPATLKSMDLLVMPYNPEEPYLNLSSPTKLYEYIGTTIPILCTKCESLMEIGSNGGIVYVDYSTEAFVAAIEDLLKNPGKREDLSQRLFAVRENHTWREQAARVRRGLLEYQSGRDGERSEEEPGSTIR
- a CDS encoding glycosyltransferase family 4 protein — protein: MLTTTHPPHDGRIFQKEAKSLVKEHEVTLVAPSGEEGVGQIDGVHVVTIRRQRSLLLHPITLLSIFRASLRQDADVYHCHEPDALLLGVFLKALKGKKLIYDIHEHWPSEIPFDMGLADNTLFHAALRRLIEPLEMILSRCSDGTIAVSESVAARFNAMKHRPTILPNFSLQNADINRPAERDLHKLVYMAGNMHAFHGINECIRALEILSERYPEISLTLIGNIREDIAEMPGSQDVRKRITATGYLPPGEMYAKMTEGGIGLLVFQPHYYNVYIGLPNKLFDYMHLGLPIIASDFPEIRKIVNEADCGILVDPTDVSAITASMAYLIDNPDEAQRLGENGRRAVEEQYNWKRVEGELLGVYSAIAADCR
- the pseB gene encoding UDP-N-acetylglucosamine 4,6-dehydratase (inverting), which codes for MFNDKSILITGGTGSFGKQYVRTILERYTPKKLIIYSRDELKQFEMEQQFNQDCMRYFIGDVRDRDRLIMAMKGVDYVIHAAALKQVPAAEYNPMECIKTNIYGAENVIHAALVNNVQKVIALSTDKAANPINLYGATKLASDKLFVAANNIAGGQPTRFSAVRYGNVVGSRGSVVPFFKKLIEQGCDHLPITDERMTRFWITLQQGVDFVLKDFERMQGGEIFVPKIPSVKIVDLARAMAPELPHNIIGIRPGEKLHEVMCPADDSHLTLEFADHYVIRPTIQFNAPIDFTSNALGETGRPVDSEFEYNSGKNPHFLSIAEIVELNHLSGIV
- the pseC gene encoding UDP-4-amino-4,6-dideoxy-N-acetyl-beta-L-altrosamine transaminase; the encoded protein is MIPYGKQDITEVDIDAVVEVLRSDFITQGPAVPRFEQAVAARVQAKHAVAVNSATSALHIACLALGLGREDRLWTVPNTFVASANCGRYCGADVDFVDIDPLTWNMSLPRLREKLRQARRDGRLPKVLVPVHFAGQPTEQEEIRELAEEYGFRVLEDASHAIGADRNGEPVGSCRWSDITVFSFHPVKIITTGEGGMALTNDDDLARRMALLRTHGITRDTDLLQASAPAPWYYEQQMLGFNYRMTDIQAALGFSQLTRLDAYITRRNALAERYNESLQDLPLELPTVLSGNRSAYHLYVVRLKQDMINKTHRQVFEDLRSQGIGVNLHYMPVHLQPYYRKLGFTEGSYPEAERHGQEAITLPLYPGLTEHDQNLVVKALQEALSGE
- a CDS encoding aldo/keto reductase, which produces MNKSRIALGTVQFGLPYGVANTSGQVNPGEAAAILQQARAAGIDTLDTAIAYGESEQRLGEIGVEAWHVVSKLPAMPERCTNVNTWVQEAVACSLERLKIDSLYGLLLHRSEQLLEPSGEELYSALVDLKEQGMVKKIGVSIYNPEELDLLWPDFRLDLVQAPFNILDRRIQTSGWLTRMHRAGTEVHARSAFLQGLLLMETDRRPEKFNRWKLLWEQWDNWLSRQGLTPVQACLGFVLSQPEIDRVVVGVDNRRQLQEILAATEADLPAPPATLMIEDTDLINPSRWGSL
- a CDS encoding aminotransferase class III-fold pyridoxal phosphate-dependent enzyme; protein product: MTMKTVAIVQARMGSTRFPNKVLRPICGTPMIGLLLERLSKARHIDQIALATSKDPRNEPLAEYVRALGYEVYQGSEDDVLDRYHQAAKAAEADVVVRITGDCPLIDPEIIDAVVARFRETGVDYATNTMPPTYPDGLDIEVFTFEALETAWSQAKDTRHREHVTPYIRESEQFTRANVANETDLSGERWTVDEPEDFDVVRMVFDHFHPRRDFSWHNVLTLCREHPERFTANRHLIRNEGTHLGTGQKLWKRAKRVIPGGNMLLSKRAEMFLPERWPAYFSKAKGCRVWDLDGNGYIDTSLMGIGTNILGYGHPEVDEAVCRTVAAGNMSTFNCPEEVYLAERLVDLHPWADMVRLARSGGEANAIAIRIARAAAGRDKVAFCGYHGWHDWYLSANLSDEQSLDGHLLPGLEPKGVPRNLKGSVLPFTYNNFAELEALVQKHEIGVIKMEVSRNMGPEKGFLEAVRELATDRDIVLIFDECTSGFRQTFGGLHKYYGVEPDMAVFGKALGNGYAISAVVGRKEVMEAAQSTFISSTFWTERIGPSAALKTLEVMERERSWERITDTGRDISRRWQKLAKKHDLPIRITGLPALIGFSFPVPDMLKYKTLITQEMLKKGFLAATSIYVCIEHTREVVDAYFEELDPIFALIKECESGRSVDDLLEGPVCHAGFKRLN
- the pseG gene encoding UDP-2,4-diacetamido-2,4,6-trideoxy-beta-L-altropyranose hydrolase is translated as MVLRVVFRADASQTIGTGHVIRCLTLAGALSAKGAEILFICREHEGHLCDLIEERGFAVYRLPAPADGFTVEATPAHAPLLGATWQEDAGETSAAITTLGTEPDWLVVDHYALDHRWERALRPLVGRIFVIDDLADRTHDCDLLLDQNLVADLHTRYTGRVPADCSLLLGPEYAMLQPMYAELHERVPPREGFIRRILISFGGADSDNLTGVALAAFSSLNRPDIEVDVVISDASPHAPAIQNHVAGHANIHVHGSLPTLAPLMVKADLAIGAAGATTWERLCLGLPAVVVTLAENQRPIAEKLHKEGLVRWLGHTDTVSEQSIRDVLAELVESDSDGSWSLRCHRIVDGKGADRIATVVTITPRTPLKVRHARLSDEALILAWANDPETRRCSFSPDPITAETHRRWFHSRLRNPDECRFYIVETQEGIPIGQVRFERHDHTWETHYLLAPQFRRRSLGRSLLKAALEKLQTEFGKTQVFGRVKESNLPSCKVFASLGFEILSSEKGEVMYQRLF